One genomic region from Clarias gariepinus isolate MV-2021 ecotype Netherlands chromosome 22, CGAR_prim_01v2, whole genome shotgun sequence encodes:
- the tmem107l gene encoding transmembrane protein 107 like, which produces MWAISSLVPARFLTLIAHLVLVISIFWSRENNVKACLPLTYTVEEYNLEDIRLVVGLSVTLGLFALELAGFFSGASMFDNNQGLLSTACHASGSVALLFFLFEQWTCSIYWWIFGFCSVIPALYEMILLIAVFGLKKKPL; this is translated from the exons ATGTGGGCGATAAGCAGTCTGGTTCCGGCCCGATTCCTCACCCTTATTGCTCACCTAGTCCTAGTCATCAGTATATTCTGGTCAAGG GAGAACAATGTGAAAGCTTGTCTGCCGTTGACGTATACCGTCGAAGAATATAATTTAGAGGACATAAG GCTGGTGGTGGGCTTATCCGTGACCCTGGGGCTGTTTGCTTTAGAACTCGCCGGGTTTTTCTCCGGAGCCTCCATGTTCGACAACAATCAAGGACTTTTAT CTACAGCGTGTCATGCAAGCGGCTCTGTTGCActgcttttctttctgtttgaGCAGTGGACTTGTAGCATCTACTGGTGGATCTTCGGCTTCTGCAG TGTAATCCCAGCCTTGTATGAGATGATCCTGCTTATTGCTGTTTTTGGTCTGAAGAAGAAGCCACTATGA